The Gemmatimonadota bacterium region AACTCCCCCGGCTCCGCCAGCCGGGCGCCCGACCTGATCAGCACATCCAGGATCATCCCGCCCGGAACCATGCCGCCGTGGCCGCTGAACTCGATCAGGTCCTCCCGGGTGTAGGTACGGGGCGACCTGAATACGGACATGAGCACTTCATCGACCCGCTCGTGGCTCCGGGGATCGATGACGTGGCCGTGATGGATGGTGTGCGTCCCGCACTCCGAAGGCCGGCTGGTGCCTCCGAACACCCTGTCGGCGATGGCGAAAGTGTCGGGACCGCTCATGCGCACCACGCACAGTCCGCCCTCGCCGGGTGGCGTGCCGATCGCGGCAATGGTATCGTTCGGGGCCTGCGAGGTCATGGGGTTAACGAGGCTTGCTGCCGCGCCCGGTGCACTGCGGGTCGGTGCCCGGCGAGCCGGTATCTTGCGGACCGGTGCCCTGCGGGTGCGTCATTTGGCGGGTTGAACGGGGAAGAACCGGTTCTGAAAGGCCTGCTGCACGATGGTCAGCACATTGATCATGGTCCAGTACAGGATCAGTCCGGAAGGCAGGTTCATCATGATGAAGAACAGCACCGCGGGCATGATGTAGACGAACATGGCCTGCCGGGGGTCTTTCATCGTCATCTTGGACTGGATCAGCATCGTGGCCGCCATGAGGACGGGCAGCACGTAGTACGGGTCCCGGAGGGACAGGTCCTGGATCCACCCGATGAAAGGCGCGTCCCGCAGTTCGATCGTGCTGCTGAAGATAGTGTAGAGCGCGATGAGGATCGGCATCTGCAGCAGCAGCGGAAGGCAGCCGCCCAGCGGGTTCACCCCCGCGTCCCGGTACAGCTTCATCATCTCCTGGTTCAGCTTGGTCGAATCGTTCTTGTGCTTCTCCTTGAGCGATTCCATCTTCGGCTGGAGCGCGGCCATGCCCTGCGTGGCCTTCATGCTCTTGTGGGTCAGGGGAAAGAGCAGGATCTTCACGATGATGGAGAGCACGATGATCACGACGCCGTAATTGGTGATGAACTGGTGCAGCCAGACCAGGGAAATGAGCGTGATCCTGCTGATCGGCTGAATGATCGTCCAACCGAGATCGACGGCGCCCTCGAGGCCGTATCCGTAACTTTCCAGGGTATCGTAGTGGACCGGGCCGAGATAGAGGAGGAAGTTGTCCACCAGGGGTGACGCGAGTCCCATCGACAGTTCCGCGGCGATCTGCCGGTCGTCGTATTGGGCGCGCTGCACGGGCCGGCCGTTCAGCCGGTATCCCCTGGCCTTCCGGTCCACCGGCACCATGGCGGTGAAGAAATACTTGCTTCTCACGCCGACCCAGTGGGTCTCTCCCGTGGTCTCGGGCCGCGGATCCTCGAACTCGGTACCGAGGTCTTCATCGATCACCGTGTCGTTGAGCGAGGCGAATCCCCTGAAGGCGTACAGGTCCTGGTCCCAGTCCCGCTCCGTCACGTTGATCCCGCCGCCCCACCGGAGATAGTACTTGCTGCCGAGGGCCAGGTCCTGTCCGCCGTCGATCCGCACCTGGAGGTCCACGGCGTAATCGTCCCGGTTGATGACGAAGGCCTTGGTAATGGTCAGGCCTCCCGGCGCGTCGGCCGTCAGCGTCACGGATCCCGAGGACTGCCCTGGACCCAGCACGACCGCGTCGCGGTCCGCGGCGAAGCGCAGGGCGCGGGTGCTGCGGGGCCCGCGCTCCGTGGTGAGCACGATGTCGGGGCCGGACTCTCGATCGGGGGGGACGAGTTCCACATCTTCCCCGCCGATTCCCCGGTAACCCTTGAGTTTCCAGCTGGTTATCACACCGCCCATCGTATTGATCACACCCCGGAAGTACTGGTTTTCGACGACGATTTCACGGGGCGCCGGCGCGCCTTCGGCCGGGGGGAGAAACAACACGCGTTCGGATCGGTCCCAGCTGTCCGCGGCCAGGTCCTGCCGGGGCCGGTCTTCGATGCGGGGAGGCGGCGTCCGTCCGGGCTCCGTTACGGCGGCGTCCGACGGCGCGTCGAAAGCAGGCGACGCGTCGAAACTCGATCCGGTGTTCTCGCCGGGCGGGTAGACGCTCGCGGGATCGTCCCCGGTCGCGAAATCCCCCGGCTGTTGCTGCGGGACCGCCCGGTCGACCGGTGCGGGACGCTGGGGCGCGTACATGGGGTATATAATGTAGTAGTAACCGATCCAGGTCAGTATGATCAGTCCGAATGCGCCGAGTACCCGTTTTTCCATGGTCGTTGTGATTCCGGGGTTTCAAGCCGTGGCCTGCGGCTAATCGTGTGGTCCGCCAGATCTGCCGGTTCCAGCCGGCCCGTCCGGTCGCTCCACCGGATCGTAGCCGCCCGGGTGAAAGGGATGGCAGCGAAGCAACCGCCACGCGGCCATGCGGATCCCGGTGAACAGGCCCTTGCGTTCAAGCGCTTCGATGGCGTATTTCGAACAGGTGGGGGTAAACCTGCAGCTTGGCGGGAGGAGCGGGGAGACTGCGAGCCGATAGCCGCGGACGCCCCAGACGAGCGTGGTCGTGATTGCCCTGGTCAGCCGTTTCCACATAAGCGTGTCACCGCGGTACGGTAGAGGGACAGGAACTCTTCGTTCATCTGGCGATAGGTCCATTCCCGGCCGGGACTGCGTGCGATCAGCACCAGGTGCATTCCCCTCTTCAGGCGGCACCTGTTCAACCGGTAGATCTCCCGC contains the following coding sequences:
- the yidC gene encoding membrane protein insertase YidC, which produces MEKRVLGAFGLIILTWIGYYYIIYPMYAPQRPAPVDRAVPQQQPGDFATGDDPASVYPPGENTGSSFDASPAFDAPSDAAVTEPGRTPPPRIEDRPRQDLAADSWDRSERVLFLPPAEGAPAPREIVVENQYFRGVINTMGGVITSWKLKGYRGIGGEDVELVPPDRESGPDIVLTTERGPRSTRALRFAADRDAVVLGPGQSSGSVTLTADAPGGLTITKAFVINRDDYAVDLQVRIDGGQDLALGSKYYLRWGGGINVTERDWDQDLYAFRGFASLNDTVIDEDLGTEFEDPRPETTGETHWVGVRSKYFFTAMVPVDRKARGYRLNGRPVQRAQYDDRQIAAELSMGLASPLVDNFLLYLGPVHYDTLESYGYGLEGAVDLGWTIIQPISRITLISLVWLHQFITNYGVVIIVLSIIVKILLFPLTHKSMKATQGMAALQPKMESLKEKHKNDSTKLNQEMMKLYRDAGVNPLGGCLPLLLQMPILIALYTIFSSTIELRDAPFIGWIQDLSLRDPYYVLPVLMAATMLIQSKMTMKDPRQAMFVYIMPAVLFFIMMNLPSGLILYWTMINVLTIVQQAFQNRFFPVQPAK
- the yidD gene encoding membrane protein insertion efficiency factor YidD, producing the protein MWKRLTRAITTTLVWGVRGYRLAVSPLLPPSCRFTPTCSKYAIEALERKGLFTGIRMAAWRLLRCHPFHPGGYDPVERPDGPAGTGRSGGPHD